From a region of the Cervus canadensis isolate Bull #8, Minnesota chromosome 33, ASM1932006v1, whole genome shotgun sequence genome:
- the TAAR5 gene encoding trace amine-associated receptor 5 produces MSVVLNQDAEERPETFCYQVNGSCPRTVHPLGIRLTIYLSCAAGVLITVLGNLFVVFAVTYFRALHTPTNLLLLSLALADMSLGLLVLPLSAVRSVESCWFFGDPLCRLHTYLDTLFCLTSIFHLCFISIDRHCAICEPLLYPSKFTVRVALGYILAGWGVPAAYTAFLLYTDVVERGLHPWLAQMPCVGSCQLLFNKFWGWLNFPVFFFPCFIMISLYVKIFVVATRQAQQINNLSKSLAGAAKRERKAAKTLGIAVGVYLLCWLPFTVDTMVDSLLSFITPPLVFDTFIWLAYFNSACNPIIYVFSYRWFRKALKLLLSREIFSPRTPAIDLYQD; encoded by the coding sequence ATGAGTGTGGTCCTCAACCAAGATGCTGAAGAGCGCCCCGAGACATTCTGTTACCAGGTGAATGGGTCTTGCCCCAGGACAGTCCATCCCCTGGGCATCCGGCTCACCATCTACCTGTCCTGTGCGGCAGGCGTGCTGATCACGGTCCTAGGAAATTTGTTTGTGGTGTTCGCTGTGACCTACTTCAGAGCGCTTCACACTCCCACCAACCTCTTGCTGCTCTCGCTGGCCCTGGCCGACATGTCCCTGGGTCTGCTGGTGCTGCCCCTCAGCGCTGTCCGCTCCGTGGAGAGCTGCTGGTTCTTCGGAGACCCTCTCTGCCGCCTGCACACCTACCTGGACACCCTCTTCTGCCTCACCTCCATCTTCCATCTCTGTTTCATTTCCATTGACCGCCACTGTGCTATCTGTGAGCCCCTGCTCTATCCGTCTAAGTTCACGGTCAGGGTGGCCCTCGGGTACATCCTGGCAGGCTGGGGGGTGCCAGCAGCTTACACTGCCTTCTTGCTCTACACAGACGTGGTAGAGAGAGGGCTCCACCCGTGGCTAGCACAGATGCCATGTGTGGGCAGTTGCCAGCTGCTGTTCAATAAGTTTTGGGGCTGGCTAAACTTCCCTGTGTTCTTTTTCCCCTGCTTCATCATGATCAGCTTATACGTGAAGATCTTTGTGGTTGCAACCAGGCAGGCTCAGCAGATCAACAACTTAAGCAAAAGCCTGGCTGGAGCTGCCAAGCGTGAAAGAAAAGCTGCCAAGACCCTGGGCATCGCCGTGGGTGTGTACCTCTTGTGCTGGCTTCCCTTCACCGTCGACACGATGGTTGACAGCCTCCTTAGCTTCATCACGCCACCGCTGGTCTTCGACACGTTTATCTGGCTTGCTTACTTCAACTCGGCCTGCAACCCCATCATCTATGTCTTTTCCTACCGGTGGTTCAGGAAGGCGCTGAAACTTCTCCTGAGTCGGGAGATCTTCTCACCACGGACTCCCGCAATTGATTTGTACCAAGACTGA